One segment of Carya illinoinensis cultivar Pawnee chromosome 13, C.illinoinensisPawnee_v1, whole genome shotgun sequence DNA contains the following:
- the LOC122291338 gene encoding uncharacterized protein LOC122291338, producing MRDIVSCFSENAVSVSLPSCSSYSNTASTNPSLTPSVQNSVTCVYKISLSTQKQILITVTWCGNHSSQGLSISFGDDPSSTPPFRLNTNSRLFRKKKGSKLMESDNSSIEVFWDLSNAKYSAGPEPVDGFYVLVMVDSEIGLILGDMAEEAVAKKFKTSSVAKVSLISRREHCSGNTLYSTKAQFCDTGIAHEILIRCSGESEGPKSPVLSVCIDKKTVIRVRRLQWNFRGNQTIFVDNLPVDLMWDVHDWFFRPASGSSSTGYAVFMFRTRSGLDSRLWLEEKLVQKEQDKVEFSLLIYACKSQ from the coding sequence atGAGAGACATAGTTTCTTGTTTCAGCGAAAACGCAGTAAGCGTGTCTCTTCCTTCATGTTCTAGCTACTCAAACACAGCCAGCACCAATCCAAGCCTAACCCCATCGGTGCAAAACTCTGTCACCTGTGTTTACAAAATCTCCCTCTCCACCCAAAAGCAAATCTTGATCACAGTCACTTGGTGCGGGAACCATTCTTCTCAGGGCTTAAGTATAAGCTTTGGCGATGACCCTTCAAGTACCCCACCCTTCAGACTCAACACGAATTCACGGTTATTCAGGAAGAAGAAAGGGAGCAAATTAATGGAATCCGATAATTCAAGCATCGAGGTTTTCTGGGATCTCTCCAATGCCAAGTATAGCGCAGGACCTGAACCTGTTGATGGCTTCTATGTGCTGGTCATGGTTGATTCAGAAATCGGCCTTATTCTCGGAGACATGGCGGAAGAAGCTGTCGCTAAGAAATTCAAGACGAGTTCCGTTGCAAAAGTCTCTCTCATTTCCCGGAGGGAGCATTGCTCCGGCAATACTCTTTATTCAACCAAGGCTCAGTTTTGCGATACCGGCATTGCACACGAGATTTTGATCAGATGCAGCGGAGAAAGTGAAGGGCCAAAGTCGCCTGTTTTATCGGTATGTATCGACAAGAAGACGGTGATTCGAGTAAGGAGGCTTCAATGGAATTTCAGAGGAAACCAGACGATTTTTGTGGACAATTTGCCGGTTGATCTGATGTGGGATGTGCATGATTGGTTCTTCAGACCTGCATCAGGAAGTAGTAGTACTGGATATGCAGTGTTCATGTTCAGGACGAGAAGTGGTTTGGATAGCAGGCTGTGGTTGGAGGAGAAGTTGGTGCAGAAAGAACAAGACAAGGTTGAATTCTCCTTGTTGATCTATGCTTGTAAGAgccaataa